GATATAAGGCTCCGCGTATAcataatgaatttaatttatacatgAAAACTGTCAGTCATCGAAATTTGCTACtatgaaaaattccaaatataGTAGACTTTAGAAGCAACGTGGTGTCGGACAAACTTGTTGGATTGGGGCGGGGGCAGGCTCCATTCTATTTACTCAATATCTCTATAACTGCGCGGCCATTTTATCAGGTTCAAGCTGTACCTTTCAGAGGGCTCAAAATCGTTGATTCGAAATTCTAAATAATTACCTGGTGAACTGTTTATCATAATGATTTAAAAGCACAAGAAAGAATTGGATTGTAAATTGTTAGGATTATACAGTGAGATCAAACCCACAAACAATATCGAATTAAGTTTTCATGGAAGCCATTTAGTAGAGATTCGTGGAAACCTAATACGATAGTGCTGGTTCGTTTCATTTTCGAGTATAATTAtagcaaaaaataatacaatttcttctggtaattttcaacaattataataaacagTTTACCACTTCTTTATTTCAAGCTTCAAGTGCGGGAAATTTCTACGCATTACTTCGTTCAGGGAGTTCAAAATGACACGTAAATTTCACAAAGCTTAAgcaaaataatgataaaagaTGTTACGTTTTGGTTAAACAGCTCATGGGAGGAAGTTTCGGTGGATTGTGTCGAAAAATCATGCACTCTCCGgatattttttgccaaataCATGACTTCTCAGAGTTTTGAGCATGGTGTCTGTTTTTACCGTACTGTGCAGCGTTATTCGACTCTCGCGATCACGAACATTTAGTCAAGAGACCACGTTTCTGTCAAATCACGGATTACTTTTGCGTTACTCTGTAAATATGCCTTTAATCATTCTTCACACCGCTCTAGTATCTAAGTATCTATACTCCTGACAAGTTAAAGTGGTATAAATGCAGAAATTTCATCGAAGCAGTAACGGCCGCAGCTAAGCATTCGGATTTTTGCGCATCAGTTCGAGATCAGCTTTCATCATATCCTTCACCAGTTCCTATATGAAAGtgaattttccaaaaagtttAATTCTGATTGGTAATTTTCAGTACTGGCTAAGCTGGTGACAGCTCGAAATGTTCCAATGATAAATCAGAATAACTTATTCAAATACATACTTCGAATTTAACTGTGGGCTGCCATCCAAACTTTTCTTTGGCTTTTGAAGCATCACCCAGCAGTAAGTCCTGCGTTATGAATCAAGATGGAACATTTTAGAATAGATGTTAAATGCTCAATATTTACTTAATATCTTGGTGATGGAAATAAGGATTCTTACCACTTCGGTTGGACGGAAGTATTTTGGATTAACCCGAACCAGGAGCTGCCCAGAAGCAGCATCGCGACCAATTTCGTTGACACCCTCGCCCTCCCATTTAATAGTTCGACCAATGTAATTAAATGAGGCTTCAACAAACTCTCTGACACTGTGAGTTTCACCAGTTGCTATAACAAAGTCATCTGCGACCGACTGTTGTAGCATCAGCCACATTGCCTGAGAATTGTtaattgtaaaacaatttttaaattcttattgaaaaatcgtcaagaATTACTCTGTAGTTTAGATCCGAGTGTACAAAATTCCAAACGCAATAACATTTCCGGCATTTATAATTGTCGTTTAAAATTAgaggaaatttggaaaacttgttgaaaaatacataGTCATTTACCTCGACATAATCTTTAGCATGTCCCCAGTCTCGTTGGGAATCCAAGTTCCCGAGTTCCAAGACTTCTTGCAAACCCAGTTCTATTTTTGCAGCAGATCTGGTAATTTTTCGCGTCACAAAATTTTCCCCTCTTCTCGGACTTTCGTGATTAAATAATATTCCATTACAGGCATACATGCCGTAAGCTTCTCGGTAATTTATCACTATCCAGAATCCATACATCTTTGCACAAGCTGGAAATTAATCGATCTAGTCTATTAATACCAACTGTTGCAGCTGATTAAATAAAGCGGAACGTTAGATAGGAGAAAAATGTTCTGAAACTACTGAACACGAATATCTTGTAGTtcattgaagaaaattttttaaaattatattttcttcaatatgATGTAAGTTGGCAGAGATTTCTGgattattctttatttttatattttttctgaacatcatgatttcatatttgatgcaagaataaagaacactcagtaataataatgtgaattcatatttttagaaCGAATATAGAAGTAAGAAAAATACTTTGAAGAATTAGactaaaatttaaattttatagtGATTTCGCTGCAGTatcactttaaaaaaaaaatacaagaaagtTATACCGTATTGTTCTTAATAGattaattcataattatttttttataagctATGTAATGTgcacataataataattttactaaCCATATGGAGAACGTGGGTAAAAAGGTGTTTTCTCCGTCTGTGGCACTTCAGCTACTCTACCATATAACTCAGATGTCGAAGCTTGATAAAATCGCACTGATTTCTCGAGGCCGCAAGTTCTTATAGCATCAAGTAATCTTAAAGTGCCTACTGCATCGACTTCAGCAGTGTATTCACTTAATTCAAAGCTCACctgttacaaaaaattcaatcaataatattgttattatgatTCCAATTAAGGTAATGCACAAAGAAATGAATACCTTAACATGACTCTGGGCAGCAAGATTGTAGATTTCTGTCGGTTGAACAGCACTGATGATTTTGACAAGACAGCTGGAGTCTGTCATGTCACCATAGTGCAGCTTCATTTTTCCTTGCCTATGAGATTTGGGATCGGCATAAAGATGCTGAATACGTGCAGTGTTGAAAGTACTTGCACGTCTGATTATCCCATGAACATCGTATCCCTTGTCCAGCAGAAACTCTGCCAGATACGATCCATcctataaataaaatactggATGATTACATTGAATAAGGACTTACCTCATctagttgaaaatcaaaaagacAATAATTAGTAGCAAACTAAAATTCCGTTTCATGCATATAATGGTAAAGCTTCATAACTTTACGAGTATCGATTagttttttcagtattttctaTGTCATTTCAGGTGCCAACTTCCTAATCATGAAAGAATAGACTCAAATTCTTTGGAATCATTCTCTAGTTGCAAAGTTGTTATTTTCTGTTTGGTATTTCGTTAAATTAACACTTTTTacttaaattttgtaaataccAAACATGTAGATAATATGTagaaagaaatattcaggTATTTAATTATGCATACAATAAAGTGCAACATTGGCGATGAGAAGTATTTTATTTCTAGGATTCGTctgtgaaaatattaataaatattttcgtatCCTTAAAAGTGTATTTGTTAAGAGAATAAATACTCGCTGAACagaatatagatatatttagTATGGGATACTAATTGAACTATTATAATGTACGGGCAATTGACTGTTTTGATTGTGGATTGTAGGCACATAGTTTTAtacgaaatttttgatttcacaATTAACGAAGTTTTAAAGACGTTACGCAGCTAGGCAAAATTCGATTGCATTGTGTGTCTGATTAGCATATTAGGTTTTTCCGAGTTTGGTAACGTCGCATTATGTTATTGCGAAAGCTTTGTATATTCACTCTATATATATTCAAGATCTGTCATGCatagaatcaattttttttattgataacCGAAAAATAACTCTAATGCAGCAATTTCATGTTTTACGCATATGATGCACGGTTTGCCACGTCACAACGTCTTATGGCCTGCACAGCTAAATACCTCAGACATGTATAcatttattacaataatttttactaatATCACGGAAGTGGTGAATAATTCTGAAATAtgtttatcaattattattagaCTTGCTTCTACtgccaaaaaaatttcaaacaaaatctCAGTATCACTTCATTACAAATTTAATTGGTAACTTCAATTCTTGTCTATTCCTCCATAAGAATACATATAAAATGAGCGAAGACATATTTGCTTATATCTCATAAACAATCCTGTGAATCGATATATTTTAATCTGGTGAttgaattatataaatttaatgaattgccaaattttattgaaaactgaattttaattcttatATGGTTAGAACTGCGTTAAAAAAGTTTCTCAATGATATCAGAGTTTAAGGTTTCAGTTTCtaaaaaaatcacgaataTGGTTTTctgttatttcaatttcatttatttgtgCATAGTTTTCAATTACGATTCCAACATCACTTGAATGCTCATTTCCTGtatttaatattaacattgagtaattccataaaaatttcaacagtaACTCGTCTCTGATTCTAGTGTCAGCAAACTTCacaattgttgaaatatttgtgaaaatattaGTTATTCAATTGATAGTTTAACCACAggattcaaaaataaaaaaaatgttgcgatATGCAAATTTATATGAATTCTGTTTTGAGCTATGCCATGTAGGATTCCCACAaatgcgaatgaaaaaaggtCCCTGATTATTTCACGTTTGGTAGGATCTAAAACACATTCTtgttaaattctttttctcaaaCTTGCCAGTTGCCTGAGCAAGTAACACATCCGGCCACGAGCTGATTAAACATTATGTGCTTACAATTTACCGGTGCCTCTGAAAATACAGGGATGAGAGAAAGTATTATGCCATCACGATTTTGCGAGCCGTAGGAACGTTCGAAATGATTTTCGTACTGGGATTGAGTCCTTTGAAGCATAGATAAACAGAATTAACATTTGCAATGTCAATCGAGGTTCTGATTTGTCATACAAAATCAATGTATTACAGAACCAAGAGGCTTATTTTTCGCTTTTCCCACGTCGACAAACCCGGCTGTATTGATGAATCCATTTTCATATGAATATTGATaaaagcgataaaaaaaaggcTAAAACTTGAATGATAACTGAAGCATCTAACCAAAGGCTTACCTGGCCTGTGATACCTGTTATCAATGCAACACGTCTCGAATCACCCGTTGCCATTATCAGAAACGTTTAGAACGACCTGAAGAAGTCAATCGTGGCACTTTACACGCAGGAGTGACACATATCACCGATCGGCACCGGTACATAGGCTTATCACTTGCCACGCATCCTGTCCCTGTCACTGCTTCGCCCCCGAGTTTTCACGTACGGTTCACCGTGCTACGCTGTCACAGCAGACTTTGCCTACGATACTCGTCATAaccttgaaatttcaattgctAACAAATAAACTATTTTCTCACGTGTAGCAAACAGCTGGCTGCAGCATGCTCTGATTGGTTAATTCGCAAAAATCACCATTGTGACATCTCATGGTGCCAACCTTATGCTCTAAGGGGCGCGAGAATCCAGAATATCGGAACAGAATTGACGGAAAGTCACTAGAATCCGCGTTCTGCTAATTTCGTTCTGTCATATTTTTACCACATACTATAACATTCTTTTTACGCTGTCTACAGAAGCAGTACTTACAAATACAAAAGAAGAGGTCATACACAGTACGATTATTCATCATGAACGAATGTAGTCTCGTTAGTATTTTTACGATTACATTTGTTGCACACATAGGTCTATATAACATAAGTTCCGTGTCTATTTGCATCTTCCTGGCTCCCATGTACCCACATTCCGAAACTAGTGCCGGAGGATCgacttttattttatgaaataattaattatagcAGCAAAATTTAGTCCTATATAAAATCTGAGtagataaattatatataatggTACAAACGCTTTATCTAAACAGATAAATGAAACCGAATACCGCAAATATAAACGGGTATAATTCGGCAGGGGAGAACAGAATCTACCAGTCGCTATTCCTAGAATTGTGACGTCACCGAGCGACTGCTGAATGCTTGGCGATACGACCAAGCACTTCTTATAAAACCGCCACCGCGGAGCGACGCTCATTTCTCGTCGGACCAGCACCGCGTTCACGTCAGTTTTGCTCATCAAAATACCCCATATTGGTTATCTAACAGGTTGACAACGAATACCCTTTTTTACTTCACTGCACCTAATTTGTGCAACTTTCTTGAGAGCATTTAATTCATGCACTGTACTTTATTGCACCGGTTgcacctagttcgtgcaaTCTTGTCCGTAACGCTTTAGTTCGTGCTATTTTCTCCAAACGACTCGTTCGTTTACAATCATTAAACACATTTTGTGTTTACCTTCTTTTAATTCTGGATACGTTGTCTACTCACCTTTGTAAATACCCAACTTATGCCTACATTTCTGGACAAATCTCTTCAATCAACAACGAATTAACGCTGcttctttacttttcaaatCCTTCCAATACAGGGCTACGCGCGTTATAAAACCACGATTATTCTTGcagtttcaattaattttcttatcctaccttatttattataattatctttCAAATATATCTTTTCTTCACAAAGACTTGAAGTCTGATCCTTTGGACGACTCATCCGAGCCAACCCTCACATTATAcaaaaagagataaaagattaTTGACAGTACTGAGCTAATTTCGAAACGCACTCTGGTAATGTATTGGCATAAATCAGTAAACAGTGGTAGCATTGGTCAGATCCAATAAGGAGTGTGATAACCCGACTTTGTATCGGAATATTATTGTTACGAGAGCAAAATTGTTGGTAGCTTGAGTCCCCGCGATAATCTGAAATTGTTATGTCCGTTGATTTGTCGACACTACGGCTGAGCTTATACTCTAACCTTAAACCTGTACTACATCAATACATCATCGGTTTGTCGTAGGCACAGTATAAGAGAGGTGAGAGCAGCAACTAGTTATTTACCAACTGTTCGTATGTTCTGTGTGAGAGCATTTGAAGCAGCAGTTTGAATTACAATGTATTTAAATTCGTTTCAATAATAGTCAATATTGTTATGCTTCCATGCGCTGTGACAGACTTTATcataaattatatttcttGCTATGCTTcagatgggaaaaaaaagaaatgttccAAACCTTGCAGCGAGTCGACTGAAGGTAGAAGTAAAGGACGAGCTAGGTAATAAAATCCTGTTCTATTCaaatagaaattattattcctaCGAGGTGTCTCACATTTTTACAGCGAGATATGCTTTGCCTGAGAAGTTTGCCATTTCCCACATATTCTGAATATTGAGATGCTTCAGttttcaagaatttaaaatactttctataaaatcaaaaaccgtaTGAATCattcatatattttcaaatactgGTCAaactataattaaaattacttaAGGGCAATGCTTTCGTTTAGATTACCTTTACATCATCATTTATGGATcaaattacatttcattatATTAGTAATTGTTGAATTTGCTCAATGATCATACAATTATCTATAAACTTTATTTTGGAGTATAATTTCTGACCTCTTAGTGCATGCGAATGGTCTGCGAGAAGGGTGAATTAACgctataaaaaattttacaagtcGAAAAGTTTTTCTAGTCAAAAGTTTTAACAACTGCTATTAGATATGCAATGCAACggtaatgataaaataaaagtgcTGGCGCACCTAGGAATTTTGAGGCACTCCTGTTGTGAAAACATCTAATTTTAGGCGATAATGATGTACTAGTCGCACGCGACAGGCTAAAAGGGGCTCTGAGAGAACTTCTTCAACACAGTGACTCTGGTTCATCTGCCGAATCCAGTGAAGAGAGCTCTTCCCAGGAGTACAAAcctcaaataaaaaaattgtaattatcattatttactAATAGTATGAGGATCTTCAGTTGAAATTGTGGACGAAATGGACTCGACTTTTGCCTATTCTATGCATCTGCTTTTTCTGTATCAACCATTGATTATAAAACATTTcatcataaattttataccaATAGTGCTTTCCATTGAAGTTTTCAATTCTTGTCTTACTGTGACacaattttaatcaaatttaattttcggcaaaatcgaaaataaagaatttcTTGAGGAAACATATAAAAATCAAAGCAATGTATGAGAAGTCTATTCATGGAAATGGCAAACAATTGTCGTCATTTAGTACAAATACTAATGCTGATAGGTGTTGGTGAGGTCAGTGTATTTTGTGTCCAATTCTGAAGTAAACCTAAATTTGATTCGGTATATGTTCAgtaatatatttgaaaatttcatcaccCAAGTAGGGAATCAATGATTCCGTCGAAAACAATGAGATATCAGCAAGCCAAAAAAATGCGACGCAGGCGCCAGGCTCCAATGGACACAGCATTTCACCACAGTTATGTTATGAAGCTGTTTGATCGGAGCGTTGACCTAGCTCAGTTTCAAGAGGATACGCCCTTATATCCTATTTGTAGAGCTTGGATGGCAAATCAACCACGCAATCCTAATCTTGTTCCTAAGTGAGTATAAACACCTGGGGTATTTGTACCTGAGGTgatgtatacatttatatattcatatataatcAGTAGGGTGAATACAAAAAGttagatttgttttttttttcttctgctcCATCAAAGAAAAGTAATCTTTCCAAAATTTaggattaaagaaaaatttcagacagtGCTTAAGCAaatctttgattttttctgttttttgttaaaaaaatatacgacataattattttaagtTGTGCTGCTTTAAatgtgaatgaaatttattaatgcAAAAACTCAATTTCATCGCCTATATCTTTCATTGTGTATACGGTATAGGTATAAAAGAATATAGCCTTGTGGTATCTTACACTATTAACTACTCaagtttattatatattagcaaaaattatacatatttcgcTTTATATGGTATAATTTCCatataaatactttttcaaattcagatacaatttatttaatgcTGCCTCATACTTCATCTGCAGGAATAATGTCTACCTGagaaacttcaaatttacaactaAAAAACCTGGAAAAATCACAGAATTTTGTAACGAAAAAATCGTGGCAATCCTGACAATAAACTggtgataaatttttggatacgaaatttccaaatttatgGAAAGCTAGCAGTGATGAAAAGACCCACCTACATACACCTTCTATGTATTACGTATTTCACTATGCGCTAGTCTGATATTCAATTCTCACTTCAGAATTCGCAGTCCAAGTCCTGAGGTACTGAATGAAGTCAATGCAAACAACACTTTATTCGATTCAGACAGCGACGTACACGATGTCTATTCCTTGCCAGCACCTCTTCCACGAGAAGAAGTATGGCCTCGAAATCGTGTCCCATCTCCCATAACATTGCCCAAGGAAGAACTTCATTTGGACTATGTAAGTATCATTACATTTACGACTTACGTTACTGTTGTACACAGAAATTTCCAAGATCaggaaattattataaaattcggTAAGTTTGAAACAGAAAACtcatatttcaaatatcaCATTGAGTTTTACGCTTACGTCAAATTCACagaagaaactttttttgaaTAACATATATTTGACTACCAAAGTATGTTTCAATGACAGTAACATGGATTACTGGATACAGTtacatgaattttcattcgtttttatgTTTGATAAATATCGACTTGAAAAGACTAATAATACTTAAtgtggaaaatttggaattatcACGGCATCATTTATTGAGATTTAATTGGACACCTTGTGAATGTagaataaatgtattttcaaatttttatttggtaAATTGTTGTAACTTATTAATAGGAACGCCATACACCAAAATCACGAGAAGTTCTTATGAGAGACCATATTAATCACTGGACCTTAGTTAGAAAGAAATGGCATCAGCGAGCTCATAACAATGAACAACGATTTGAACAAAGTGCAAACATCTTGGGCACCATGTTCCGGAGGTAAGTTGTTCTACGGATgtgttaaaattattttatgagaaatatttcagtcATTGATTCAAATTGACCCCTGGAATTTAGATTAGCTAGTCCAAAGTGTTGTCGAATAATCTTTATTCAAAGagtctgaaaattattttagtcAAAAGGTATAACTCCTCGTGGATTAATTATCTACGCTTTTTGAAGGCacgttatttttcttgaaatatacctatatatgaaACCATTACTATCGTCTTATATTATCGTGAAATGCGTGTATTTTGAATAACTAATTTGAACGCATTCGTATCTAACGCTTCATATGCATTACCATCTGTTACAGGGCTCAAACGGAGTTTGAATAATTtggtctgttttttttctacaacaaCTGTACGattctttttataatttttcttatattgGCCTACTGTGAAAATCATTACAATCATGTAAAACTGAATTATCATTACTTCATCATACAATACTTCATTTTTGTTACACATTtttgtgaattattttatttcttagcAATCTAGTGGAGAGTTTTGATTCAAtacgaattaaattttcagtcGGTATTTGTATGTATGGAAGTctatatgaataaattatgTAACTGAAAGTATTTGATGAAGGAACATACAAAAGCATATTCACCTGCATACTATGGAACCTCATTCACGGTCTAATCGAactgtgattattttttaaacagtccAAAACCGCCGCATATGCGATTGCCAACAAAAAGATTTTTCTGTGCCAATGGTAAGATGttcatataattttatttttttttctttactgaTTGCATTTTAACGAAATGACCTTTAAACATTATGCTTCAGGCTGTACTTTGTATTGTAGATATTTCCAGTTTTTATTAAACAGTCAACTCTTTTCTGTATCACACCTCTTCAATTTCTTGGGACGAAGGATGAGAAAACGTAATTTAGGGATTGAAAAAGACAAGTATTTGGTGTTTTCACAAATTGACAGATTATTACAATGTTATAAGGCATAAATGAGAGTGTGTATCAAAAGTACTAGAATCGAACGCCATAGGAACTGGTAAAATTTGAGTATTTAACACTCCTGTTATACTATGGTaacggaaatattttttatcgtatcAGTTTTCACAAGTCATGGTCACTTAATGACTTGGCAGTGTCCatttactttgttttttgttttcatataaAATGTAGCTAAGAAATAAGTaacataataaattaaatcatTCATTTTCTTAACTAACATTGCATTAACTTTCTCACCAATTATATAACATACTAGAATAGTTCAATAACAAATAGTTTTTTGTTAGCAACGTAGAATTATTTAcctaataataaatattatatagatCATAAAAGAAATTCAGTTTACCTCGTAGCCCGTCTACCGCAATATTGTAAGATTTTAACTTTCTGAATACCAAGTACCAATTGAGAAATACTATTGGTGTAAAGTTTTAAGGTTCACTTATCGGTGAGAGAGAGTTCAAGCACTTGTTGAAATGTTTCTTCTTCTAGAAGACGACGTTGTTCTTCTTCCAATTGCTGTTGCTCTGATAGTCGCAATGCTAATCTGAGTTGTTCTGCTGGTCCCTCCAATGCTTCACAAGTCTCCCCTCTCTTTGACCCACCTCCACTTGCTGGACTTTCCTCTTCAATTTCGCACCCACCAACTGTCTCTTgatacagtgccagactagctTGAATAGCCCTGAGTGCCATAAATTTGTGAGTAACACACTGTTCTAGATCAGTACAAAATTCATGAGAatctgttgtaaaattttatcaaaaatttgacCAGTTGTCTGACAATTCTAATAAGTATGACATTCGATATAGCTCATAATCACAAATAATAAGGAGGTTCCAACTTTTGAAAACGTATCTAAACTGACGGTTTTTTAAACATGATGTCTAGACCTCAGGAAAGATTTGGAAACAgtgaataattcaaatttgtgAGTTTTGCATCGAGTTTTCACTGTcagttttataaataaaacttcCTAAATATGGGGGAACAGTTGAGAATACTTCGAAGTAAGTAAACAATTTTTGGAGCTCTTAcagttctaaaaaaaaaaaaattaatggtaTGATGGCAGTGAATGTTATGTAATACATAATGAGAAGAACTTCAATGGTACTCGAAGAGCAATTATTGCAGCATGAAACATTTGTAAATAACGTAAATTTTCCctgttattataaaaataatatgatgTGACATACCTGTCTGACAATTAATaagcaggaaaaaaaatatggagattaattgaaagaaaaaaaagtaacatcAAAACTTATTGCACAAGGTAACAGATAAGATTgagcgaaaatttgataaaaaatataaatacctTTGAAGCTGTCTCTCCTCCTCACTGGTGATATTAGGTGTCGTTGGTCGGGATGGTTTTTGTGCTCTCAATGCCTCCCATATATCAACCTATAAAATGATCACTGTGCAATCATCTCAAAGCTATAGAGATATTCCCAAATTTGCGAACTCATGCCTTTGACCGTAATGACAGATATAAATTGGCTCAAGTTATAAGTTGTGcctaatttgtaaaaaatgaatagaacTTTCGACTGCGcaacaatttttgtattgcatacagaaacaacaaaataGTTGCCAAGTTTTACTAG
The Neodiprion lecontei isolate iyNeoLeco1 chromosome 3, iyNeoLeco1.1, whole genome shotgun sequence DNA segment above includes these coding regions:
- the LOC107226421 gene encoding GDP-mannose 4,6 dehydratase isoform X2 gives rise to the protein MATGDSRRVALITGITGQDGSYLAEFLLDKGYDVHGIIRRASTFNTARIQHLYADPKSHRQGKMKLHYGDMTDSSCLVKIISAVQPTEIYNLAAQSHVKVSFELSEYTAEVDAVGTLRLLDAIRTCGLEKSVRFYQASTSELYGRVAEVPQTEKTPFYPRSPYACAKMYGFWIVINYREAYGMYACNGILFNHESPRRGENFVTRKITRSAAKIELGLQEVLELGNLDSQRDWGHAKDYVEAMWLMLQQSVADDFVIATGETHSVREFVEASFNYIGRTIKWEGEGVNEIGRDAASGQLLVRVNPKYFRPTEVDLLLGDASKAKEKFGWQPTVKFERRRL
- the LOC107226422 gene encoding protein lin-37 homolog isoform X2 encodes the protein MQIITGSENYSMGKKRNVPNLAASRLKVEVKDELGDNDVLVARDRLKGALRELLQHSDSGSSAESSEESSSQEYKPQIKKLESMIPSKTMRYQQAKKMRRRRQAPMDTAFHHSYVMKLFDRSVDLAQFQEDTPLYPICRAWMANQPRNPNLVPKIRSPSPEVLNEVNANNTLFDSDSDVHDVYSLPAPLPREEVWPRNRVPSPITLPKEELHLDYERHTPKSREVLMRDHINHWTLVRKKWHQRAHNNEQRFEQSANILGTMFRRAQTEFE
- the LOC107226422 gene encoding protein lin-37 homolog isoform X3, which codes for MGKKRNVPNLAASRLKVEVKDELGDNDVLVARDRLKGALRELLQHSDSGSSAESSEESSSQEYKPQIKKFRESMIPSKTMRYQQAKKMRRRRQAPMDTAFHHSYVMKLFDRSVDLAQFQEDTPLYPICRAWMANQPRNPNLVPKIRSPSPEVLNEVNANNTLFDSDSDVHDVYSLPAPLPREEVWPRNRVPSPITLPKEELHLDYERHTPKSREVLMRDHINHWTLVRKKWHQRAHNNEQRFEQSANILGTMFRRFFSREVLCT
- the LOC107226422 gene encoding protein lin-37 homolog isoform X4; the encoded protein is MGKKRNVPNLAASRLKVEVKDELVARDRLKGALRELLQHSDSGSSAESSEESSSQEYKPQIKKFRESMIPSKTMRYQQAKKMRRRRQAPMDTAFHHSYVMKLFDRSVDLAQFQEDTPLYPICRAWMANQPRNPNLVPKIRSPSPEVLNEVNANNTLFDSDSDVHDVYSLPAPLPREEVWPRNRVPSPITLPKEELHLDYERHTPKSREVLMRDHINHWTLVRKKWHQRAHNNEQRFEQSANILGTMFRRFFSREVLCT
- the LOC107226422 gene encoding protein lin-37 homolog isoform X1, coding for MQIITGSENYSMGKKRNVPNLAASRLKVEVKDELGDNDVLVARDRLKGALRELLQHSDSGSSAESSEESSSQEYKPQIKKFRESMIPSKTMRYQQAKKMRRRRQAPMDTAFHHSYVMKLFDRSVDLAQFQEDTPLYPICRAWMANQPRNPNLVPKIRSPSPEVLNEVNANNTLFDSDSDVHDVYSLPAPLPREEVWPRNRVPSPITLPKEELHLDYERHTPKSREVLMRDHINHWTLVRKKWHQRAHNNEQRFEQSANILGTMFRRAQTEFE
- the LOC107226421 gene encoding GDP-mannose 4,6 dehydratase isoform X1, with amino-acid sequence MATGDSRRVALITGITGQDGSYLAEFLLDKGYDVHGIIRRASTFNTARIQHLYADPKSHRQGKMKLHYGDMTDSSCLVKIISAVQPTEIYNLAAQSHVKVSFELSEYTAEVDAVGTLRLLDAIRTCGLEKSVRFYQASTSELYGRVAEVPQTEKTPFYPRSPYACAKMYGFWIVINYREAYGMYACNGILFNHESPRRGENFVTRKITRSAAKIELGLQEVLELGNLDSQRDWGHAKDYVEAMWLMLQQSVADDFVIATGETHSVREFVEASFNYIGRTIKWEGEGVNEIGRDAASGQLLVRVNPKYFRPTEVDLLLGDASKAKEKFGWQPTVKFEELVKDMMKADLELMRKNPNA